The following are from one region of the Achromobacter xylosoxidans genome:
- a CDS encoding ABC transporter ATP-binding protein — MSQAPLLEVHGLDVDIAGESGMTHAVKRLQLAISRRQTFALVGESGCGKSMTALALLRLLPDAGRIVGGQIDLDGEDLNRLPESAMRGVRGGRIGIIFQEPSTSLNPVMRVGDQIIETLIAHTPLRGAAARARAVDWLRRVGIPEPERRIDDYPFQFSGGQKQRVMIAIALAAEPLLLIADEPTTALDVTVQAQVLDLLADIQREMGMAVLLITHDLAVVKNVAHHVALMRGGEIVESADAGEFFRAPKHPYARQLFEAIPTFEKRGTPLTESGREAMARDAARVAADAQARDAGVVLDVQDLKVHYPVRKGPLRRVASWVKAVDGVTFTLKAGETLALLGESGCGKTTTGKALLRLIDGARVSGRAMLQGQDVLSADRRTLQRLRQDIQIVFQDPYASLDPRMRVGDILDEGLASLRAGMDKESRRAHAARLIERVGLPSNTLARYPHEFSGGQRQRIAIARALAVEPKVLICDEPTSALDVSVQAQILDLLRELQLELGIAYLFITHNFGVVEYLADRIAVMDGGRIIELGQADAVLHEPRQDMTRRLLAAVPRLHFGPSEAV, encoded by the coding sequence ATGAGCCAGGCTCCCTTGCTCGAAGTGCATGGCCTGGACGTCGATATCGCCGGCGAAAGCGGCATGACGCATGCGGTCAAGCGGCTGCAGCTGGCGATCTCCAGACGGCAGACTTTCGCGCTGGTCGGCGAATCGGGTTGCGGCAAGAGCATGACGGCGCTGGCGCTGCTGCGCCTGCTGCCCGACGCCGGCCGCATCGTGGGCGGACAGATCGACCTGGACGGAGAAGACCTCAACCGCCTGCCGGAAAGCGCCATGCGCGGCGTGCGCGGCGGGCGCATCGGCATCATCTTCCAGGAACCGTCCACCAGCCTGAACCCGGTCATGCGGGTGGGCGACCAGATCATCGAAACGCTGATCGCCCATACGCCTTTGCGCGGCGCGGCGGCGCGCGCCCGCGCCGTGGACTGGCTGCGGCGGGTGGGCATTCCCGAGCCCGAGCGGCGCATCGACGACTATCCGTTCCAGTTCTCGGGCGGGCAGAAGCAGCGCGTCATGATCGCCATCGCGCTGGCGGCCGAGCCCTTGCTGCTCATCGCGGACGAGCCCACCACGGCGCTGGACGTCACGGTGCAGGCGCAGGTGCTGGATCTGCTGGCCGACATCCAGCGGGAAATGGGCATGGCGGTGCTGCTGATCACCCACGACCTGGCGGTGGTGAAGAACGTCGCCCACCACGTGGCGCTGATGCGCGGCGGCGAGATCGTCGAAAGCGCCGACGCCGGGGAGTTCTTCCGCGCGCCGAAGCACCCCTATGCGCGGCAGCTGTTCGAAGCGATCCCCACGTTCGAAAAGCGCGGTACGCCGCTCACGGAAAGCGGCCGCGAGGCCATGGCGCGAGACGCGGCCCGGGTGGCCGCCGACGCCCAGGCGCGCGATGCCGGCGTGGTGCTGGACGTGCAGGACCTGAAGGTCCATTACCCCGTGCGCAAGGGGCCGCTGCGCCGCGTCGCATCCTGGGTCAAGGCCGTGGACGGCGTGACCTTCACGCTGAAGGCCGGCGAAACGCTGGCCCTGCTGGGCGAGTCCGGCTGCGGCAAGACCACCACGGGCAAGGCGTTGCTGCGATTGATCGACGGCGCGCGCGTATCGGGCCGGGCCATGCTGCAGGGGCAGGACGTGCTGTCGGCGGACCGGCGCACGCTGCAGCGGCTGAGGCAGGACATCCAGATCGTCTTCCAGGACCCGTATGCCTCGCTCGATCCGCGCATGCGGGTAGGCGACATCCTGGATGAGGGGCTGGCGTCCCTGCGTGCCGGCATGGACAAGGAATCGCGCCGCGCGCATGCCGCAAGGCTGATCGAACGCGTGGGCCTGCCGTCCAATACCCTGGCGCGCTATCCGCACGAATTCTCGGGCGGCCAGCGCCAGCGGATCGCCATTGCGCGGGCGCTGGCGGTCGAACCCAAAGTGCTGATCTGCGATGAGCCCACGTCGGCGCTGGATGTCTCCGTGCAAGCCCAGATCCTGGACCTGCTGCGTGAATTACAGCTTGAGCTGGGCATTGCCTATCTGTTCATCACGCACAACTTCGGCGTGGTCGAGTATCTGGCGGACCGCATCGCCGTCATGGACGGCGGACGCATCATCGAATTGGGCCAGGCCGATGCGGTGCTGCACGAACCGCGCCAGGACATGACGCGCAGGCTGCTGGCTGCGGTGCCGCGTCTGCACTTCGGGCCCTCCGAAGCGGTCTGA
- a CDS encoding MarR family winged helix-turn-helix transcriptional regulator: protein MLQQQTYFHHEHVTGMAESAGSNRRSGMLDEIVLLLGRQFAAYNAACQSALAEKLGIPLADLKALELVMEFDALPTGHLAQLMGISSGGATALINRLEAAGYVQRGRHPLDRRMIVIRPVEESCQALAQERQWIAEAIATTARGYDTAELEAVHAFLTRCGRSLKRDTLAWLERGSAHQPV, encoded by the coding sequence ATGCTGCAACAACAGACCTACTTTCACCACGAGCATGTGACCGGCATGGCTGAATCAGCAGGAAGCAACCGGCGGTCCGGCATGCTGGACGAAATCGTCCTGCTGCTGGGGCGGCAGTTCGCCGCCTACAACGCGGCATGCCAGTCGGCCCTGGCGGAAAAGCTGGGCATTCCCCTGGCGGACCTGAAGGCGCTGGAGCTGGTCATGGAGTTCGATGCCCTTCCAACCGGCCATCTGGCCCAGTTGATGGGCATCAGCTCCGGCGGCGCGACGGCCTTGATCAACCGGCTGGAAGCGGCCGGTTATGTCCAGCGCGGCCGCCACCCGCTGGACCGCCGGATGATCGTGATCCGGCCGGTCGAGGAGTCGTGCCAGGCGCTGGCGCAGGAACGGCAGTGGATCGCCGAAGCCATCGCGACCACGGCACGCGGTTATGACACCGCGGAACTGGAAGCGGTGCACGCCTTCCTGACGCGTTGCGGCCGCAGCCTGAAGCGCGACACGCTGGCGTGGCTGGAAAGAGGCAGCGCACACCAACCCGTGTAA
- a CDS encoding collagen-like triple helix repeat-containing protein, translating to MHTHSDTRRLQRALTATVLATALVSALAACGGGGGGKKTAGLPGTDIPTNPGGGGLDPGGGLNPGGGTNPGGGTNPGGGTNPGGGTNPGGGTNPGGGTDPGGGTNPPRVSGLLETTLGNTGAALDNTLPLNLDTTLSGVGKALDPTIKPVADTVVGLTQQIGATTGLGQPTDGVVRQVGGLVSDLGTNVKGSGLPGGLGAGVGGLVDGLGKTVASTGGLLNANPNNPNPLTTVLGNATGAVGALTGALSGQGGLLQPITQVVGGVTGGVLGGPTTPLLEPALGNVGKTVDNVLPLGLQPMLAGVGGALDPTASPLAGKVTGLTQQVGDATKLGAPVAGLLTSLGGTVTNLGGALPGGTPGLNGVLQGLGGAVASAGGLLHATPGNANPLGSTLANATGAVASLTGGLGLGGVTGGLTGGANGTGGLLAPVTGLLGGVTGAVGGATGGANGGLLAPVTGLLGGVTGAVGGTAGGAAGGGLLGGLVGGLTGAGGAAAGAGASAGTNGGGLLGGLVGGVNVAAGAGAGASAGAPAGAPAATGGSGGTSGGAANGGLLGGLLGGVTGSLTGGTAAGGSSGGTANGGLLGGLLGGLAGKK from the coding sequence ATGCATACCCATTCCGACACGCGCCGCCTGCAACGCGCCCTGACCGCCACCGTCCTGGCCACCGCACTGGTGAGTGCCCTGGCCGCCTGCGGCGGCGGCGGCGGCGGAAAGAAAACCGCGGGTCTGCCCGGAACGGACATTCCGACCAACCCTGGCGGTGGCGGCCTTGATCCCGGCGGCGGCCTCAATCCTGGCGGCGGCACCAACCCCGGTGGCGGCACCAACCCTGGCGGCGGCACCAACCCTGGCGGTGGCACCAATCCTGGCGGTGGCACCAACCCCGGCGGCGGCACCGATCCTGGCGGCGGCACCAACCCGCCGCGCGTGAGCGGCCTGCTGGAAACCACGCTGGGCAATACCGGCGCAGCGCTCGACAACACCCTGCCCCTCAATCTGGACACAACCTTGAGCGGCGTGGGCAAGGCGCTGGATCCCACAATCAAACCGGTAGCCGACACCGTCGTCGGCCTGACCCAGCAGATTGGCGCGACCACCGGTCTGGGGCAGCCGACTGACGGCGTCGTCCGGCAGGTGGGAGGCCTGGTCAGCGACCTGGGCACCAACGTCAAGGGATCGGGACTGCCCGGCGGTTTGGGCGCCGGCGTGGGCGGTCTGGTGGACGGCTTGGGCAAGACCGTCGCCAGCACCGGCGGCCTGCTGAACGCGAACCCCAACAATCCGAATCCGCTGACGACCGTGCTGGGCAATGCCACCGGCGCGGTGGGCGCCTTGACCGGGGCGCTGTCGGGCCAGGGCGGCCTGCTGCAGCCCATCACCCAGGTGGTGGGCGGCGTGACCGGCGGCGTGCTTGGCGGCCCCACCACTCCGCTGCTCGAGCCTGCGCTCGGCAATGTCGGCAAGACGGTCGACAACGTGTTGCCACTGGGCCTGCAGCCCATGCTGGCGGGCGTGGGCGGCGCGCTCGATCCCACCGCCAGTCCCTTGGCCGGCAAGGTCACGGGACTGACGCAGCAAGTGGGCGATGCGACCAAACTCGGTGCGCCGGTGGCCGGCCTGTTGACCAGCCTGGGCGGCACGGTCACCAATCTGGGCGGCGCGTTGCCGGGCGGCACGCCGGGCTTGAACGGCGTGCTGCAAGGACTGGGCGGCGCGGTCGCCAGCGCGGGCGGCCTGCTGCATGCCACGCCGGGCAACGCCAATCCGCTGGGTTCGACGCTGGCCAACGCCACGGGCGCGGTCGCCTCGCTCACCGGCGGTCTGGGCCTGGGCGGGGTGACGGGCGGCTTGACCGGCGGCGCAAACGGCACGGGCGGCCTGCTGGCGCCCGTGACGGGTCTGCTGGGCGGCGTGACCGGGGCCGTAGGCGGCGCGACTGGCGGCGCCAACGGCGGTCTGCTGGCTCCGGTGACGGGCCTGCTGGGCGGCGTGACGGGCGCCGTCGGCGGCACGGCGGGAGGCGCTGCTGGCGGCGGCTTGCTGGGCGGACTGGTCGGTGGATTGACGGGGGCCGGCGGCGCCGCTGCCGGAGCCGGCGCCTCGGCCGGCACGAACGGCGGCGGCCTGCTGGGCGGGCTGGTGGGTGGCGTGAATGTTGCGGCCGGCGCTGGCGCCGGGGCGAGCGCAGGCGCCCCTGCCGGCGCGCCCGCCGCTACAGGAGGATCGGGCGGCACGAGCGGCGGCGCCGCCAACGGCGGACTGCTCGGTGGCCTGCTGGGCGGGGTGACAGGCAGCCTGACGGGCGGCACGGCGGCGGGCGGATCTTCCGGCGGGACCGCCAACGGCGGCTTGCTGGGCGGACTGCTCGGCGGCCTGGCCGGCAAGAAGTGA
- a CDS encoding ShlB/FhaC/HecB family hemolysin secretion/activation protein — protein sequence MMAAGSQARAEGPLRGNPVDAMPRLERPPSATQPPPYVQTATPEQLALQARLAQRIVPRNFDVSGVRAIPFEEVSGLLSPLAGKEISLGELVQEVDKITQLYRDKGFPLSFALLQNQTFANGLVVVTVVEGYIANVRIEGDIGNAQDRLEALAAPMQEERPLKQATLERQLNLMRTVPGVKFTPSLDLPRRADGATELVLAASRQPVSLTGGIADLGTGMQPIVNLATNSLTPLGEQVKLTASVPFNTDDVKYVSGEIRVPIGADGLAIKIDGYHYDARPQDDAIEMLGFERRVKNDRIGVGVSYPFLLNNTRSLTGTLGVYAANSKDRYEARSTDRWLQQDAQVRAATAEMRYIQVSETKATDVTLSVAKGFDAAGAKKDISTNYGYSATPLLDLDFTRYNLNARQTFVLPAQIGLVFSGAAQYSSNILPSSEQISYGSWRYAMGYPQGEQSGDKGVGASAEINRRFGVGWEYLSSVQPYALVDYARTWYNNKDLQTLNQRHLSSVALGLRFTDDKYYLFDFNVAKPVGSATVNDNRNVRFNANYSLFYDAF from the coding sequence ATGATGGCGGCCGGCTCTCAGGCCAGGGCGGAAGGCCCGCTACGCGGCAATCCGGTGGACGCCATGCCGCGGCTGGAGCGTCCGCCCTCGGCGACGCAACCCCCGCCCTACGTCCAGACGGCAACGCCGGAACAACTGGCCTTGCAGGCCCGGCTGGCTCAACGCATCGTGCCGCGCAATTTCGACGTCAGCGGCGTGCGCGCCATTCCATTCGAGGAAGTATCCGGACTGCTCAGCCCGCTCGCGGGCAAGGAAATCAGCCTGGGCGAACTGGTCCAGGAAGTCGACAAGATCACGCAGCTCTACCGCGACAAGGGCTTCCCGCTTTCCTTCGCGCTGCTGCAGAACCAGACCTTCGCCAACGGCCTGGTGGTGGTGACGGTGGTCGAGGGCTACATCGCCAACGTGCGGATCGAAGGCGACATCGGCAATGCGCAGGACCGGCTTGAAGCGCTGGCCGCGCCGATGCAGGAAGAACGGCCGCTCAAGCAGGCCACGCTGGAACGTCAGTTGAACCTGATGCGCACCGTGCCCGGCGTCAAATTCACGCCCAGCCTGGATTTGCCCCGCCGCGCGGACGGCGCGACCGAACTGGTGCTGGCGGCCAGCCGCCAGCCCGTCAGTCTGACGGGCGGCATCGCGGATCTGGGCACCGGCATGCAGCCCATCGTGAACCTGGCGACCAACAGCCTGACGCCCCTGGGCGAGCAAGTGAAGCTGACTGCCTCGGTGCCCTTCAATACCGATGACGTGAAGTACGTATCGGGCGAAATCCGGGTGCCGATTGGTGCGGACGGCCTGGCGATCAAGATCGACGGTTATCACTACGATGCCCGGCCCCAGGACGACGCAATCGAAATGCTGGGCTTCGAACGCCGCGTGAAGAACGACCGCATCGGCGTCGGCGTGAGCTATCCGTTCCTGTTGAACAACACCCGATCGCTGACTGGAACCCTGGGCGTATACGCGGCCAATTCGAAGGACCGTTACGAGGCCCGCAGTACCGACCGCTGGCTGCAGCAGGATGCGCAGGTGCGCGCGGCGACCGCCGAAATGCGCTACATCCAGGTGTCCGAGACCAAGGCCACCGACGTTACGCTGAGCGTGGCCAAGGGTTTTGACGCCGCCGGTGCGAAAAAGGATATATCGACCAACTACGGTTATTCCGCCACCCCGCTGCTGGACCTGGATTTCACCCGCTACAACCTGAACGCCAGGCAGACCTTCGTGCTGCCCGCCCAGATCGGCCTGGTTTTCTCGGGCGCGGCGCAATACTCCAGCAACATCCTGCCCTCTTCCGAACAGATCTCGTACGGCAGCTGGCGCTACGCCATGGGATATCCGCAGGGCGAGCAAAGCGGCGACAAGGGCGTCGGCGCATCGGCGGAAATCAATCGCCGCTTCGGCGTGGGCTGGGAATACCTGTCCAGCGTGCAGCCCTATGCCTTGGTCGACTACGCGCGCACTTGGTACAACAACAAGGACCTGCAGACCCTGAACCAGCGGCACCTGTCTTCCGTGGCCCTGGGCTTGCGCTTTACCGACGACAAATACTATCTGTTCGATTTCAACGTGGCCAAGCCAGTGGGATCGGCCACCGTGAACGACAACCGCAACGTGCGCTTCAACGCCAACTATTCGCTGTTCTACGACGCGTTCTAG
- a CDS encoding MHYT domain-containing protein, which translates to MSPGDVVPLSFNGGLVALSFLIAALGSYVALLAAAGIRAETQDGEIRIGYIVIGAVAMGGVGIWSMHFIGMLAQNLPFEVGYQVGLTILSFVVASGFSGWAFWYVGRERFTFLRCLVGGCAAGFGVASMHYVGMSAARMPAVLLWNLPLVVLSVLIAVIAATAALWLAFNTQNERQRIGAAVLMAIAVCGMHYTGAAAGAVICTTQNDAVGLHIGGAKLPYIAFALSIVTLFLMRWHLQRASERFRARTAQRIDSIIESAPGAATDRLPGATPGPG; encoded by the coding sequence ATGAGCCCGGGCGATGTCGTTCCGCTTTCCTTCAACGGCGGTCTGGTCGCGCTTTCGTTCCTGATTGCCGCGTTGGGTTCGTATGTGGCCCTGCTGGCTGCGGCCGGTATCCGGGCAGAAACCCAGGACGGCGAAATCCGCATCGGCTATATCGTCATCGGCGCGGTCGCGATGGGCGGCGTGGGTATCTGGAGCATGCATTTCATCGGCATGCTGGCGCAGAACCTGCCATTCGAAGTGGGTTACCAGGTCGGCCTGACGATACTCAGTTTCGTGGTTGCCTCAGGGTTTTCCGGCTGGGCGTTCTGGTATGTCGGCCGTGAACGCTTTACCTTTCTCCGATGCCTGGTCGGTGGCTGCGCCGCGGGGTTTGGCGTGGCCTCCATGCATTATGTCGGCATGAGCGCGGCGCGCATGCCGGCGGTATTGCTCTGGAACCTGCCGCTGGTTGTTTTGTCGGTGCTGATCGCCGTCATCGCGGCTACCGCGGCCCTGTGGCTTGCCTTCAATACCCAGAATGAACGCCAGCGCATCGGCGCGGCGGTGTTGATGGCCATCGCGGTTTGCGGCATGCATTACACCGGCGCCGCAGCCGGCGCGGTCATCTGCACAACACAGAACGACGCCGTCGGCCTGCATATCGGCGGCGCCAAGCTGCCTTACATCGCTTTCGCGCTCTCGATCGTCACCTTGTTCCTCATGCGCTGGCACTTGCAGCGCGCTTCCGAACGCTTTCGCGCGCGCACGGCGCAGCGCATCGACTCGATCATTGAATCGGCCCCTGGCGCGGCTACGGACAGATTGCCCGGAGCCACGCCGGGGCCGGGTTAG
- a CDS encoding Flp family type IVb pilin, which yields MKATLAQFWNDEDGITALEYGLIAGMVAVALIVAVGAFTGSLKGMFEELGTKLDNAKTGTTTPPPT from the coding sequence ATGAAAGCGACACTTGCGCAGTTCTGGAATGACGAAGACGGCATCACCGCCCTGGAGTACGGGCTGATCGCGGGAATGGTGGCGGTAGCCCTCATTGTCGCGGTGGGGGCGTTTACCGGGTCCTTGAAGGGCATGTTCGAGGAACTTGGCACCAAGCTGGACAACGCCAAGACCGGTACCACTACCCCGCCTCCGACCTGA
- a CDS encoding prepilin peptidase, which produces MYPGVVLWWLLFACWILALIHADLRYRRVPNRLIIAGLAGQLLWLLAALLAPGWAYPPRWSGWLMALAGFLAAAPFLPLWRRRLMGAGDIKAIAVLGLLLGFAPLMATLALASVLAGLHGLLYLAVSRVWALSNRARQIPYAAYLGLAAGIAVLIPWSSPWYSWCSSWCFTGS; this is translated from the coding sequence TTGTATCCAGGGGTAGTGCTGTGGTGGCTGTTGTTCGCATGCTGGATTCTGGCGCTGATCCACGCCGATCTGCGCTATCGCCGCGTCCCCAACCGGCTGATCATCGCGGGACTTGCGGGCCAATTGCTATGGCTGCTGGCAGCCTTGCTGGCGCCCGGCTGGGCCTATCCGCCGCGATGGTCGGGATGGTTGATGGCGCTGGCCGGTTTTTTGGCCGCGGCGCCGTTCCTGCCGCTGTGGCGCAGGCGTCTCATGGGGGCGGGGGATATCAAGGCCATTGCCGTGCTCGGACTGCTGCTGGGCTTCGCGCCGCTGATGGCGACGCTGGCGCTGGCCAGCGTGCTGGCCGGCTTGCATGGCCTGCTGTATCTGGCGGTGTCCCGGGTCTGGGCGTTGAGCAACCGGGCGCGCCAGATTCCCTATGCCGCGTATCTGGGGCTCGCCGCCGGCATCGCGGTTCTTATTCCGTGGAGTTCGCCTTGGTATTCGTGGTGTTCTTCCTGGTGTTTTACGGGATCCTGA
- a CDS encoding TadE/TadG family type IV pilus assembly protein — translation MEFALVFVVFFLVFYGILTYSLVVAAQHSVTLAAQDGARKVLQWQAGSASLTARANAGRDSALYQAEWISTMSAAPVQVAVCGSAGALSSAAGGACSGMPLAQDQIEVYVSYAYGAHPLIPSVPLLQAALMPASSVLSARATVHLGNALGGGG, via the coding sequence GTGGAGTTCGCCTTGGTATTCGTGGTGTTCTTCCTGGTGTTTTACGGGATCCTGACGTATTCCCTGGTGGTCGCCGCGCAGCATTCCGTGACCTTGGCCGCACAGGATGGCGCCCGCAAGGTGCTGCAGTGGCAGGCGGGTTCCGCGTCGCTGACGGCGCGGGCCAACGCCGGCCGCGATTCGGCGCTGTACCAGGCGGAGTGGATCAGCACGATGTCCGCCGCGCCGGTCCAGGTGGCGGTCTGCGGCAGCGCGGGCGCGCTCAGCAGCGCGGCCGGCGGCGCCTGCAGCGGCATGCCCCTGGCGCAGGATCAGATCGAAGTCTACGTGTCCTACGCATATGGCGCCCATCCGCTCATCCCTTCGGTGCCGCTCCTGCAGGCGGCGCTGATGCCGGCCTCCAGCGTGCTGAGCGCGCGCGCCACGGTGCATCTGGGCAATGCCTTGGGCGGGGGAGGCTGA
- a CDS encoding TadE/TadG family type IV pilus assembly protein, producing MRAHAQRPGSQAPRKRQRGIAALEFSLTLTLLLLFICGVVGFGALFWMQQQLAAAAADGARAAVYARFSGQADVPAAACLAAMGTFSAGSAVLCSATRAPCAWTGAGGRPADCATVAMTYNTQSWPLLETVRGLITALPGANRNWIPNRLHSQAVVQISQGTP from the coding sequence ATGCGAGCCCATGCGCAACGCCCTGGGAGCCAGGCGCCACGCAAGCGCCAGCGCGGCATCGCGGCGTTGGAGTTTTCGTTGACGCTCACCCTGCTGCTGCTCTTTATTTGCGGCGTGGTCGGGTTCGGCGCGCTGTTCTGGATGCAGCAGCAGTTGGCCGCCGCCGCGGCCGATGGCGCGCGCGCGGCCGTCTATGCCCGCTTCAGTGGTCAGGCCGATGTGCCTGCGGCGGCCTGTCTGGCGGCGATGGGTACGTTTTCGGCCGGCTCCGCGGTGCTGTGCAGCGCCACGCGCGCGCCCTGTGCCTGGACGGGGGCAGGCGGCAGGCCGGCCGATTGCGCCACTGTCGCCATGACCTACAACACGCAGTCCTGGCCGCTATTGGAGACCGTGCGGGGGCTGATCACGGCATTGCCGGGCGCGAACCGGAACTGGATACCCAACAGATTGCATTCGCAGGCTGTCGTGCAGATATCGCAGGGGACACCATGA
- the cpaB gene encoding Flp pilus assembly protein CpaB — MSSLSKIIAGMLLVAGLVLAFVAWRLASAPASPPPSVTPAPVAAAPAEPLKLHPVVVAREPIPAGSRIDGARMLTVAQWQVALSGGFADVAPLEGAVTKVDIAAGDPILPSLLTQGLARQLKPGERAVAIAVDEVIGGGNRIVPGDMVDVFFMIEKSAEVAVGQARLLQSQVRVLAYGRATVEGPDEKSALQQGGPGQPARTAVLAVPVERVNELMLASRAGRLQLALRPVGDDSMPDAQLFARRGTVLPVRTDLTPAQRESLLTGPNRAYAGESLVQLDGTTAAALAPATRAASRPQGSGGGRTVEIIRGEKSERVRY, encoded by the coding sequence ATGAGCAGTCTGAGCAAGATCATCGCGGGCATGTTGCTGGTGGCGGGCCTGGTGCTGGCCTTCGTGGCCTGGCGGCTGGCCTCGGCGCCCGCGAGTCCTCCGCCCAGCGTGACGCCTGCGCCTGTCGCGGCGGCGCCCGCGGAACCGCTCAAACTCCATCCGGTGGTGGTGGCCCGAGAGCCGATCCCGGCCGGTTCGCGCATCGACGGCGCAAGAATGCTGACGGTGGCGCAGTGGCAGGTCGCGCTGTCCGGAGGGTTTGCCGACGTCGCGCCGCTGGAGGGCGCGGTGACGAAGGTCGACATCGCCGCAGGCGATCCGATTTTGCCCAGCCTGCTGACGCAAGGCCTGGCGCGCCAGCTCAAGCCGGGCGAGCGCGCCGTCGCCATCGCGGTGGACGAAGTGATCGGCGGCGGCAATCGTATCGTCCCTGGCGACATGGTGGACGTGTTCTTCATGATCGAAAAAAGCGCTGAAGTTGCCGTCGGCCAGGCCCGCCTGCTGCAGTCGCAGGTGCGCGTGCTGGCGTATGGCAGGGCTACGGTGGAAGGCCCGGATGAAAAGTCGGCGCTGCAGCAAGGCGGTCCTGGTCAGCCGGCGCGCACCGCGGTGCTGGCCGTGCCGGTCGAACGCGTCAATGAGCTGATGCTGGCCAGCCGCGCCGGCCGCCTGCAGTTGGCCTTGCGCCCGGTGGGCGACGACAGCATGCCCGATGCGCAGTTGTTCGCCCGGCGCGGCACGGTGCTGCCGGTGCGCACCGACCTGACCCCCGCGCAGCGCGAGTCGCTGCTGACGGGACCGAACCGCGCCTACGCCGGCGAGAGCCTGGTGCAACTGGACGGCACGACGGCCGCGGCGTTGGCGCCCGCCACCCGCGCCGCCAGCCGGCCCCAGGGTTCCGGCGGCGGCCGGACAGTGGAAATCATCCGAGGAGAGAAATCCGAGCGCGTGCGCTATTGA
- a CDS encoding type II and III secretion system protein family protein, whose amino-acid sequence MKKHQRTTMICLLSAAAAMAHAGLSLAQIAAPAAGASAPVRDISMAVKGQQTLMLDGGAPTRIAIGDPDVADVKVLPASGKRAGSVLLYGKKAGTTQLQVWIGNNATPQIWNVRVGGSVQGALASRGLGGGANVDIADGHAVVSGHAESQLGQIASATMAASAVGGEKNVVDMSTAGSGGVVQVEVKVVEVSRSVMKAAGISFTASNGPWSGGSSTMPASLGGALASGFSLFYDSNNFSARLRLLQTNGMARVLAEPTLVALTGQSASFLAGGELPIPQAGGLGTVNVTFKPFGIGLTVTPTVLSRDRISLKVAPEASELDYTNGIAINTSADTSTIIPALRTRRADTTVELGDGESFVISGLVSRQTKAMVNKVPMLGDLPIIGSFFRSVDYSQEDTELVIVVTPRLVRPIARGVALPLPGAKQEQTDTAFNAWGYYLTGPVGGQQMPGFSR is encoded by the coding sequence ATGAAGAAACATCAGCGCACCACCATGATCTGCCTGCTGTCGGCTGCGGCGGCGATGGCGCACGCAGGTCTCAGCCTGGCTCAGATCGCGGCGCCCGCGGCCGGAGCGAGCGCGCCGGTCCGCGACATCTCGATGGCGGTGAAGGGGCAGCAGACTCTCATGCTGGATGGCGGCGCGCCCACGCGCATCGCCATCGGCGACCCGGATGTGGCGGACGTGAAGGTATTGCCCGCCTCCGGCAAGCGCGCGGGCTCGGTGCTGCTCTATGGCAAGAAAGCCGGCACCACGCAACTGCAGGTATGGATCGGCAACAATGCGACTCCGCAGATATGGAACGTCCGCGTCGGCGGCAGCGTGCAGGGCGCCTTGGCGAGCCGCGGCCTGGGCGGCGGCGCCAACGTGGACATCGCCGACGGCCATGCCGTGGTGTCGGGACACGCCGAATCGCAGCTGGGGCAGATCGCGTCGGCCACCATGGCGGCATCCGCCGTCGGCGGGGAAAAAAACGTGGTGGACATGTCCACCGCCGGCAGCGGCGGGGTGGTGCAGGTGGAAGTGAAGGTCGTGGAAGTGTCGCGTTCGGTGATGAAGGCGGCCGGCATCAGCTTCACGGCCAGCAACGGCCCCTGGAGCGGCGGCAGCTCCACCATGCCGGCCAGCCTGGGCGGCGCGCTGGCATCCGGCTTTTCGCTGTTTTACGACTCCAACAATTTTTCGGCGCGGCTGCGGCTGCTGCAAACCAACGGCATGGCCCGTGTCCTGGCCGAGCCGACCCTGGTGGCCTTGACGGGGCAGAGCGCCAGCTTCCTGGCTGGCGGCGAATTGCCGATTCCGCAGGCCGGCGGCCTGGGCACGGTCAACGTGACCTTCAAGCCCTTTGGCATCGGCCTGACCGTCACGCCCACGGTGCTGTCGCGCGACCGCATCTCACTGAAGGTCGCGCCCGAGGCCAGCGAACTCGACTACACCAACGGCATCGCCATCAATACCAGCGCGGATACCAGCACCATCATTCCCGCCCTGCGCACGCGCCGCGCCGACACCACGGTGGAACTGGGCGATGGCGAAAGCTTCGTGATCAGCGGCCTGGTATCGCGCCAGACCAAGGCCATGGTCAACAAGGTGCCCATGCTGGGCGACCTGCCCATCATCGGCTCCTTTTTCCGCAGCGTCGACTATTCCCAAGAGGACACCGAGCTGGTCATCGTCGTGACGCCGCGCCTGGTGCGCCCCATCGCGCGCGGCGTGGCCCTGCCGCTGCCGGGAGCCAAGCAGGAGCAAACGGATACGGCGTTCAATGCTTGGGGCTATTACCTGACCGGCCCGGTGGGCGGCCAGCAGATGCCGGGCTTTTCACGGTGA